One genomic segment of Helicobacter enhydrae includes these proteins:
- a CDS encoding pyruvate carboxylase subunit B yields MRKIKITENSLRDGVQSLLATRVQTQDMIEVARIFEEIGFHSVEVWGGATYDACLRFLNEDPFERLKVFKEIFKTTPLQMLLRGQNLVGYKHYSDEIVKEFIKLSAQGGVDIFRIFDALNDVRNVQTSVEAVLKNGKHPQGAICYTTSPAHKLEDFLKYARELVAVGCQSLAIKDMAGLLRPYDAYELVKMIKGELGVELSVHIHFTTGFAFGSLLKAIEAGADVVDLSNSALSCGTSHSSTQAMVATLQGTQWDSGLSLEKMEVASKILREVRKKYQAFESEFNQIDTEILATQIPGGMISNLASQLKEQNALDRMEEVAQEIIKVRRDFGYIPLVTPTSQIVGTQAVLNVLQGERYKTLSLESKNLILGHYGRTPIEIDSQLVQRVHSEEAAKSSDVLENEQKSLEQICQESQEFARSATDVISYALFGDIAKRFLQNEVSAPNLETQENLAIQNCFEVLCDGKKRKVEIVSIHNQESGANILVSIDGKERSLDISVIQEAQTTTEAQQKNAIYTPMAGNVVKCLVDVGQRVASGEVVAVIEAMKMENEIVSPKDCIIKEVCVQVGQTLSSGQKMFVLEEE; encoded by the coding sequence ATGAGAAAAATAAAAATTACAGAAAATTCCCTGCGTGATGGAGTGCAGTCGTTGTTGGCTACACGCGTGCAAACTCAAGATATGATCGAAGTCGCTAGGATTTTTGAGGAGATTGGGTTTCATAGTGTGGAAGTTTGGGGCGGGGCGACTTATGATGCGTGTTTGAGATTTCTCAATGAAGATCCATTTGAGCGTCTAAAGGTATTCAAAGAAATTTTCAAAACAACGCCATTGCAAATGTTGCTACGCGGTCAAAATCTTGTGGGCTACAAACACTATAGTGATGAGATTGTCAAGGAGTTTATCAAGCTTAGCGCACAAGGCGGGGTGGATATTTTCAGAATCTTTGATGCACTCAATGATGTGCGTAATGTCCAAACAAGCGTAGAAGCGGTTTTGAAAAATGGCAAACATCCTCAAGGGGCGATTTGCTACACCACTTCACCAGCACATAAACTTGAGGATTTTTTGAAGTATGCTAGAGAGTTGGTCGCAGTTGGGTGTCAGAGTTTGGCAATCAAAGATATGGCAGGATTGTTGCGTCCCTATGATGCCTATGAGCTTGTGAAGATGATCAAAGGTGAGTTGGGCGTAGAATTGAGTGTGCATATTCATTTTACGACAGGCTTTGCTTTTGGAAGTTTGCTCAAGGCGATTGAGGCAGGTGCTGATGTGGTGGATTTGAGCAATAGTGCTTTGAGCTGTGGCACCTCTCATTCTAGCACACAGGCGATGGTGGCAACACTGCAAGGGACGCAATGGGATAGCGGACTGAGCCTTGAAAAAATGGAGGTCGCAAGTAAGATATTGCGTGAAGTGAGGAAAAAATATCAGGCTTTTGAATCAGAGTTCAATCAGATTGATACTGAGATTTTGGCGACACAGATTCCTGGCGGTATGATTTCAAATCTTGCAAGTCAGCTCAAAGAGCAAAATGCCCTAGATCGGATGGAAGAGGTCGCACAGGAGATTATCAAAGTGAGGAGGGATTTTGGATACATCCCACTTGTGACACCCACTAGCCAAATCGTTGGCACTCAAGCAGTTTTGAATGTGTTGCAAGGTGAGCGTTATAAGACTTTGAGCTTGGAGTCCAAAAATCTCATTTTGGGGCATTATGGTCGCACTCCGATAGAAATAGATTCGCAATTAGTGCAACGGGTGCATTCTGAAGAAGCGGCAAAAAGTAGCGATGTGTTGGAGAATGAACAAAAAAGCCTTGAGCAAATCTGCCAAGAATCTCAAGAGTTTGCTAGAAGTGCAACAGATGTGATTTCGTATGCACTCTTTGGTGATATAGCCAAGCGTTTTTTACAGAATGAGGTGTCAGCTCCAAATCTTGAAACACAGGAAAATCTAGCTATCCAAAATTGCTTTGAAGTGCTTTGTGATGGCAAAAAGCGTAAGGTTGAGATTGTGTCAATCCACAATCAAGAATCAGGGGCAAATATACTTGTAAGCATTGATGGCAAGGAGAGAAGCCTAGATATTTCTGTCATCCAAGAGGCTCAAACCACTACAGAAGCACAACAAAAAAATGCGATTTATACCCCTATGGCAGGTAATGTTGTGAAATGTTTGGTTGATGTGGGGCAAAGGGTTGCTAGTGGGGAAGTGGTGGCGGTGATTGAAGCGATGAAAATGGAAAATGAGATTGTCAGTCCCAAGGATTGTATCATCAAGGAAGTGTGCGTGCAGGTGGGTCAAACTCTCTCTAGTGGTCAAAAAATGTTTGTTTTGGAGGAGGAGTGA
- the yaaA gene encoding peroxide stress protein YaaA gives MKILFSPSEGKRYIKSSKSEGMLERHQRIYDAYADFVGKATLEELSRITGFSKEKEILEFLEKMQKPSLQRAIELYDGVAYDALDYGSLTSEQRHFVSESVLIFSNLFGVVGADSLLPFYKLKQGTGFGGFGTKNLYQEQYEIYREMIEGEFVVDLRAEFYKKLYSVGEHCFEFEFLKDGKKVSHYAKYYRGLVLRVIAQNASLDGIEEALEEYGLQSVGSKESSKKTTLIFAIS, from the coding sequence ATGAAGATTTTGTTTTCTCCAAGCGAGGGTAAAAGGTATATAAAATCATCTAAAAGTGAAGGGATGCTAGAGAGACATCAAAGGATTTATGATGCGTATGCAGACTTTGTGGGCAAGGCGACTCTAGAGGAGCTTTCCAGAATCACTGGATTTAGCAAGGAAAAAGAAATATTGGAGTTTTTGGAAAAAATGCAAAAACCTAGTCTGCAAAGAGCGATAGAGCTTTATGATGGGGTGGCTTATGATGCGTTGGATTATGGGAGTTTGACTTCAGAGCAGAGGCATTTTGTCAGTGAGAGCGTGTTGATTTTTTCCAATCTTTTTGGCGTTGTTGGGGCAGATAGTTTGTTGCCTTTTTACAAATTGAAGCAGGGGACTGGGTTTGGCGGATTTGGCACAAAAAATCTTTATCAAGAACAATATGAGATCTATAGAGAAATGATTGAGGGGGAGTTTGTGGTGGATTTGCGTGCAGAGTTTTACAAAAAGCTCTATAGCGTAGGGGAGCATTGTTTTGAGTTTGAGTTTCTCAAAGATGGCAAAAAGGTGAGCCATTATGCGAAGTATTATCGCGGTCTTGTATTGCGTGTGATTGCTCAAAATGCTTCTCTTGATGGTATAGAGGAAGCACTAGAGGAATACGGATTGCAAAGTGTGGGAAGCAAAGAAAGTAGCAAAAAAACTACTTTGATCTTTGCAATTTCTTAG
- a CDS encoding alpha/beta fold hydrolase gives MAKKFLQYRNHSFEIAYDVISQGSEKYILFLHGWGSCKELMRGAFGNAFGQYNHLYIDLPGFGKSHNEIALHTADYAKLVELFIQEIGCEVEVIVGHSFGGKVATLMSPPKLILLSSAGVVWSKTLKVRAKITLAKCMKKLGLNIGKWLRTQDANQLNEGMYQTLKNVVDEDFCEIFRQCPSQTWIFWGRSDEATPLKSGEKISKLIKQNQFFVLEGDHFFFLSQGERIAQMYAQGRNE, from the coding sequence TTGGCAAAAAAATTTTTACAATACCGCAATCATAGTTTTGAAATCGCTTATGATGTGATCTCTCAAGGCAGTGAAAAATATATTTTGTTTTTGCACGGGTGGGGAAGTTGCAAGGAGTTGATGCGTGGTGCGTTTGGCAATGCTTTTGGGCAATACAATCATTTGTATATTGATTTGCCGGGATTTGGCAAAAGCCACAATGAAATCGCACTGCATACGGCAGATTATGCAAAGTTGGTTGAGCTTTTTATCCAAGAGATTGGATGTGAAGTTGAGGTGATTGTCGGACATAGTTTTGGTGGAAAGGTTGCTACGCTTATGTCTCCTCCAAAGCTGATTTTGCTTAGTAGTGCAGGGGTTGTGTGGTCCAAAACATTGAAAGTGCGTGCAAAAATCACTCTTGCCAAATGTATGAAAAAATTGGGCTTAAATATTGGTAAGTGGTTACGCACTCAAGATGCAAATCAGCTCAATGAGGGGATGTATCAGACACTCAAAAATGTTGTGGATGAAGATTTTTGCGAGATTTTTCGGCAATGTCCGTCTCAGACTTGGATTTTTTGGGGCAGAAGCGATGAGGCGACACCTCTCAAAAGTGGAGAAAAAATCTCAAAACTCATCAAACAGAATCAGTTTTTTGTGTTGGAGGGGGATCATTTTTTCTTTTTATCTCAAGGAGAGAGGATTGCGCAAATGTATGCTCAAGGTAGGAATGAGTGA
- the xseA gene encoding exodeoxyribonuclease VII large subunit, whose product MEHRPLSVFQLNSQIKSILEDTFLSVCVEGEISNITHHSSGHIYFNIKDSQSAIACVLFRGNAQFVDIALKNGLQVIVYGGISVYPPRGNYQILCKKIIASDIGNLFLQYEQLKHTLQAKGYFDTKKPIPAFPKRVILITSSTGAALQDMLRVAQSRWNLLEFLILDTLMQGENAKYQVAQHIAYADTLQADVIVLARGGGSMQDLWTFNEECVADAIFQAQTPIVSAIGHQSDVLLSDFVADLRAPTPSACIEMILPQQTQWLYKIADLRDFLSHKIEAVLQSKTSTLQAMLDYYRLCSYEEKLKNQHKTIEQLRKLLDAKMHFVLQEKLAQLLLLAPLKTLNPIKIQEQILNNLSESFKLCDPTKHCHNGYAQITQNGRITALQHLKLDTPFELTNSETSKKAQLLPED is encoded by the coding sequence ATGGAACATCGACCGCTTAGCGTTTTTCAACTCAATTCTCAAATCAAATCAATCTTGGAAGACACTTTTTTGAGTGTATGCGTTGAAGGAGAGATCAGCAACATCACACACCATAGCAGTGGGCATATCTATTTCAATATCAAAGATTCTCAAAGTGCCATTGCCTGCGTGCTGTTTAGGGGCAATGCACAATTTGTGGATATTGCATTAAAAAACGGCTTGCAAGTCATTGTCTATGGCGGGATCAGCGTATATCCACCAAGGGGCAACTACCAAATCCTATGCAAAAAAATCATCGCTTCAGATATAGGCAACCTGTTTTTGCAATACGAACAGCTCAAACACACTCTGCAAGCAAAGGGTTATTTTGATACCAAAAAACCCATTCCCGCATTCCCAAAACGCGTCATCCTCATCACCTCCTCCACAGGAGCGGCACTCCAAGATATGCTACGCGTTGCCCAAAGCCGTTGGAATCTCCTAGAGTTTCTCATCCTTGACACCTTGATGCAGGGTGAAAATGCCAAATATCAAGTCGCCCAACACATTGCCTATGCTGACACACTCCAAGCTGATGTCATAGTGCTAGCGCGCGGTGGTGGAAGTATGCAGGATCTATGGACATTCAACGAAGAATGTGTAGCTGATGCCATTTTTCAAGCACAAACCCCCATTGTTTCAGCCATTGGACACCAAAGCGATGTGTTATTGAGTGATTTTGTGGCGGATTTACGCGCACCGACACCATCTGCCTGTATAGAAATGATCCTCCCCCAACAAACCCAATGGCTCTACAAAATTGCAGATTTGAGAGACTTCTTGAGCCACAAAATAGAAGCTGTTTTGCAAAGCAAAACCTCAACCCTTCAAGCGATGCTAGATTATTATCGCCTATGCAGTTATGAAGAAAAGCTCAAAAATCAGCACAAAACCATCGAGCAACTACGCAAACTTCTAGATGCCAAAATGCATTTTGTTTTGCAAGAAAAACTTGCACAATTGCTACTTCTTGCTCCCCTAAAAACACTCAACCCTATCAAGATTCAAGAACAAATCTTAAACAATCTATCAGAAAGCTTCAAGCTCTGCGATCCCACAAAACATTGCCACAATGGTTATGCACAAATCACGCAAAATGGTCGTATCACAGCCCTCCAACATCTCAAGCTTGACACGCCCTTTGAACTCACCAATTCAGAAACTAGCAAAAAAGCCCAGCTTCTACCAGAGGACTAG
- a CDS encoding D-alanine--D-alanine ligase: MRLGLAFGGCSFEHEISIVSAISVCKILPQVEFCIFLDLEHQFYWIPKSKMSSKLFSSGEYKKCKQLVLGAMDFYVKGLMGHSKLGVECVLSLIHGGDGEDGVFSSLLDFYRIPYIAPRPDACVLSYDKALSKVYAQSRGVKVLPFEVYDRNNAPKELADYPAIIKPLRLGSSIGVGVVGSAQELDYYLDSAFEYDDRILVEPFVAGVREYNLAGFKDKNGEIVFSVIEEPQKKEFLKFEDKYLDFSRTQSVAEASVGTDLQIKLKENFAKLYHQCFEGAIIRCDFFVIDDEVYLNEINPIPGSLANYLFEDFSQVIDQIFIPNTRRIRVDYTYIHQIQRAKGKA, from the coding sequence ATGAGACTAGGGCTTGCATTTGGTGGATGCAGTTTTGAGCATGAGATCAGTATCGTAAGTGCGATTTCTGTTTGCAAGATTTTGCCTCAAGTTGAATTCTGTATTTTTTTGGATTTGGAGCATCAGTTTTATTGGATTCCCAAATCAAAAATGTCTTCTAAGCTGTTTTCATCAGGGGAATACAAAAAATGCAAACAACTTGTTTTGGGTGCGATGGATTTCTATGTCAAAGGGCTGATGGGGCATTCTAAGCTCGGAGTTGAGTGTGTGTTGAGTTTGATACACGGAGGAGATGGGGAGGATGGAGTGTTTTCAAGTTTGCTTGATTTTTATCGCATCCCCTATATTGCTCCACGCCCTGATGCTTGTGTTTTGAGTTATGATAAGGCATTGAGCAAGGTTTATGCCCAAAGTCGTGGGGTCAAGGTTTTGCCTTTTGAGGTGTATGATCGCAACAATGCACCCAAGGAACTTGCAGATTATCCTGCAATTATTAAGCCATTGAGACTTGGTAGCTCTATTGGCGTAGGGGTGGTGGGATCTGCACAGGAGTTGGATTATTACCTAGATAGTGCTTTTGAGTATGATGATCGTATTTTGGTGGAGCCCTTTGTGGCGGGAGTGCGTGAGTATAATTTGGCTGGATTCAAAGACAAAAATGGAGAGATTGTGTTTTCTGTCATTGAGGAGCCACAGAAAAAAGAGTTTTTGAAATTTGAAGATAAGTATTTGGATTTTTCAAGAACTCAATCTGTCGCTGAGGCAAGTGTTGGCACAGATTTGCAAATCAAGCTTAAGGAAAATTTTGCAAAGCTGTATCATCAGTGCTTTGAGGGTGCGATCATCCGTTGTGATTTTTTCGTGATTGATGATGAGGTGTATCTCAATGAAATCAATCCGATCCCCGGCTCATTGGCAAACTATCTTTTTGAAGATTTTTCTCAAGTGATTGATCAGATTTTTATCCCAAATACCCGCAGGATTCGAGTGGATTATACTTATATCCATCAAATACAGAGAGCAAAAGGGAAAGCATAA
- a CDS encoding tRNA (cytidine(34)-2'-O)-methyltransferase — protein sequence MFNIVLVEPRIPQNTGNIGRLCLAGWARLHLIHPLGFLLSQKHLKRAGMDYWDALEKYEWDHLEHFWQHYPPNEEHFFLSTKGKRNYFEANLKDECFLYFGREDAGLREDILHTHSSQTLTLPMRQGRSINLATCVGAVLYEAIRQNASSLLE from the coding sequence ATGTTTAATATCGTTTTGGTTGAACCTAGAATCCCACAAAACACAGGCAATATCGGAAGGCTATGTTTGGCAGGGTGGGCGAGATTGCACCTCATCCACCCATTAGGCTTTCTGCTTTCCCAAAAACATCTCAAGCGTGCAGGAATGGATTATTGGGACGCACTAGAAAAGTATGAATGGGATCATTTGGAGCATTTTTGGCAACATTATCCACCCAATGAAGAGCATTTCTTCCTTTCGACAAAAGGCAAACGCAATTATTTTGAAGCAAACCTCAAAGATGAATGCTTTTTGTATTTTGGTCGCGAAGATGCGGGGTTGAGAGAGGACATTTTGCACACACACTCAAGCCAAACACTCACACTTCCAATGCGACAAGGACGCAGTATCAATCTCGCCACTTGTGTGGGAGCGGTGCTTTATGAGGCGATACGCCAAAATGCTAGTTCTTTGCTTGAGTGA
- a CDS encoding HIT family protein, which produces MDYLYAPYREEYLKNGTGDGCVFCQISQSTDDEKHFVFYRDDTCFGVMNLYPYTPGHIMFIPHLHLDSPHLCSKELWLHLSECVQWGCEILYEFGAKGINTGINIKKAGGAGIPQHLHWHLVPRFECDTNFMTSIAQTRIYGSVFEECYKKIKTIAEQSKRSV; this is translated from the coding sequence ATGGATTATCTGTATGCCCCTTATCGAGAAGAGTATTTGAAAAACGGAACAGGGGATGGGTGTGTGTTTTGCCAAATTTCTCAAAGCACCGATGATGAAAAACATTTTGTCTTTTATCGAGATGATACTTGTTTTGGAGTGATGAATCTCTATCCTTATACACCAGGTCATATTATGTTTATTCCACATTTGCATTTGGATTCTCCCCATCTGTGTTCCAAAGAGTTGTGGCTACATCTCTCAGAATGCGTGCAGTGGGGATGTGAGATCTTGTATGAGTTTGGTGCAAAGGGTATCAATACAGGCATCAATATCAAAAAAGCAGGTGGGGCAGGGATCCCTCAACATTTGCATTGGCACTTGGTACCTCGTTTTGAATGTGATACCAATTTTATGACTTCTATTGCACAAACGCGGATTTATGGGAGTGTATTTGAGGAATGTTATAAAAAAATCAAGACAATCGCAGAACAATCAAAAAGGAGTGTGTGA
- a CDS encoding Mur ligase family protein → MEYVELFKVLFLFALGYYVMTNLQWYNYSFLRVVTKHHKQRWHLLYFVLPVLCYCLSILGEQDILVVLLGVLYVIALFLWGRALDRRLKWTGRVWRFFGIYAVLIGVVWMLKYCGFQWGYLEFWSLPLALVVSNVLEYLMMVQYKKKALQKIDLMQQLKIIAITASFGKTSIKNFLHQILSHKFAVYATPRSVNTLNGIIADINQHLDMQTRIYIVEAGAREKGDIAQISQFLNPQYVIIGKIGEQHLEYFKSLDNIVSTKFEILQSKRLRSALVAKDNPLPQEYVPKEILKFVPKEMRNIEATLDHTRFEMQIKNEWHEFQTSVLGSFNAYNIALAIVMANEMGMGIDEIKKCVANLKPVEHRLHKSIVNGRVILDDSFNGNFEGMQEAIRIASEYQGRRVIVTPGIVEGVEEMNVALAQEMDQVFDLVVITGELNAKILSSHISRAKKIILKDKSTMQDTLKLCLKDGDLILFANDAPNYI, encoded by the coding sequence ATGGAATATGTAGAGTTGTTTAAAGTTTTGTTTTTGTTTGCCTTGGGTTATTATGTAATGACAAATTTGCAATGGTATAACTACAGCTTTTTGCGTGTTGTGACAAAGCATCACAAGCAAAGATGGCATTTGTTGTATTTTGTTTTGCCCGTTCTCTGTTATTGCTTGAGTATATTGGGAGAGCAAGATATATTGGTGGTTTTGCTTGGCGTGCTTTATGTGATTGCATTGTTTTTGTGGGGGAGGGCATTGGATCGTCGGTTGAAATGGACGGGTAGGGTGTGGAGATTTTTTGGAATCTATGCCGTGTTGATCGGGGTGGTTTGGATGCTGAAATATTGTGGCTTCCAATGGGGGTATTTGGAGTTTTGGAGTTTGCCACTTGCTTTGGTCGTGTCCAATGTTTTGGAGTATTTGATGATGGTGCAATACAAAAAAAAGGCTTTGCAAAAGATTGATCTGATGCAACAGCTCAAAATCATTGCAATCACTGCTAGTTTTGGCAAAACCAGTATCAAAAACTTCCTACATCAAATCTTATCGCACAAATTTGCCGTGTATGCAACTCCTCGCAGTGTCAATACGCTCAATGGAATCATCGCAGATATTAATCAACATCTTGATATGCAAACAAGGATTTATATTGTTGAGGCAGGTGCTAGGGAAAAGGGTGATATCGCCCAAATCAGTCAGTTTTTGAATCCCCAATATGTGATTATTGGCAAGATTGGAGAACAGCATTTGGAGTATTTCAAGAGCTTGGATAATATCGTTTCAACAAAATTTGAGATTTTGCAATCCAAGCGTTTGAGGAGTGCTTTGGTCGCCAAAGATAATCCATTGCCTCAAGAATATGTGCCAAAAGAGATATTAAAATTTGTGCCAAAAGAAATGAGAAATATCGAAGCGACTTTGGATCATACGCGTTTTGAAATGCAAATCAAAAACGAGTGGCACGAGTTCCAAACATCGGTTTTAGGGAGTTTCAATGCCTATAATATTGCTTTGGCGATCGTGATGGCAAATGAAATGGGTATGGGCATAGATGAGATCAAAAAGTGTGTCGCAAACCTCAAACCTGTAGAACATCGATTGCACAAAAGCATTGTCAATGGACGCGTGATTTTGGATGATAGTTTCAATGGCAATTTTGAGGGAATGCAAGAGGCGATTCGAATCGCCTCTGAATATCAAGGGCGTAGAGTGATTGTGACACCGGGGATCGTTGAGGGTGTGGAAGAGATGAATGTGGCATTGGCACAAGAGATGGATCAGGTCTTTGATTTGGTGGTCATTACAGGCGAACTCAATGCAAAAATCTTGTCTAGCCATATCAGCAGAGCAAAAAAAATCATCCTCAAAGACAAAAGCACAATGCAAGACACTTTGAAGCTGTGCTTGAAAGATGGGGATTTGATTTTGTTTGCCAATGACGCACCAAACTATATTTAA
- a CDS encoding ankyrin repeat domain-containing protein, which produces MKKLLFFLCLTLLFGANDRYTAYLFSDDYATVRQGIKLGGDLDARWRGMTPLYNACRSGWTDVVELMIARGADVDEASYGETPLLKVTGRKVNDVELAKVLLGNGADVNAQDTQGNTPLYHAIMNRNKKMIQLLLDNGADMYIKNKRGDSAARYILSKKTMAGTSFSNNDLNVTANSFSFGRASVSIGITNKSKQFMKVSQIAVYLNGNLVGEAQVTKNIAPNSTLSNVATIKLPPNFYQNININSSGKTKLEYGVAVEYSLDNSGKSFEDSKEVELVLW; this is translated from the coding sequence ATGAAAAAGTTATTGTTTTTTTTGTGTTTGACATTGTTGTTTGGGGCAAATGATCGCTATACGGCTTATTTGTTTAGCGATGATTATGCGACTGTGCGACAGGGGATCAAATTGGGCGGGGATTTGGATGCAAGGTGGAGGGGGATGACACCGCTTTATAATGCTTGTCGTAGTGGATGGACTGATGTGGTGGAGTTGATGATTGCAAGAGGGGCAGATGTCGATGAGGCAAGTTATGGAGAAACGCCATTGCTTAAGGTCACTGGACGCAAAGTCAATGATGTGGAGTTGGCAAAGGTTTTGCTTGGCAATGGTGCAGATGTCAATGCTCAAGACACGCAAGGGAATACTCCGCTCTATCACGCTATTATGAATCGCAACAAAAAGATGATTCAGTTGTTGTTGGATAATGGTGCAGATATGTATATCAAAAACAAGCGTGGAGATAGTGCCGCAAGATATATTTTGTCCAAAAAAACAATGGCAGGCACAAGTTTTAGCAACAATGATTTGAATGTGACTGCCAATTCGTTTTCTTTTGGTAGGGCAAGTGTGAGCATTGGAATCACAAACAAAAGTAAGCAATTTATGAAAGTCTCACAGATCGCAGTTTATCTCAATGGCAACCTTGTGGGCGAGGCTCAAGTGACCAAAAACATCGCACCAAACTCTACATTGAGCAATGTCGCTACGATCAAACTTCCACCAAATTTCTATCAAAATATCAATATCAATAGCAGTGGCAAAACCAAGCTTGAGTATGGGGTGGCTGTGGAATATAGTTTGGATAATAGTGGGAAGAGCTTTGAGGATTCTAAAGAGGTGGAGCTAGTCCTCTGGTAG
- a CDS encoding YqaA family protein, with protein sequence MILQDLGLLGLFLATFASSTILPLPSEAFVLGFIALKYDGLVVLLVASLGNTLGSLTTYYLGYVGLTKILEYFGHLEHKKILYFKHKSRKYGALLAFFSFLPFFGDIFVLALGLARYNLATSVFLIALGKTLRYTIVIFGTEKLLQIF encoded by the coding sequence GTGATCCTGCAAGATTTGGGGCTTTTAGGACTTTTTCTCGCCACTTTTGCCTCAAGCACGATCCTCCCATTACCCTCTGAGGCTTTTGTGTTGGGATTTATCGCACTCAAATACGATGGGCTGGTTGTTTTGCTTGTCGCAAGTTTGGGCAATACGCTAGGAAGCCTCACGACTTACTATCTAGGCTATGTGGGATTGACAAAAATTTTGGAATATTTTGGGCATTTGGAACACAAAAAGATTCTTTATTTCAAACACAAAAGTCGCAAATATGGTGCGTTACTGGCGTTTTTCTCTTTTTTGCCTTTTTTTGGCGATATTTTTGTGCTTGCTTTAGGGCTTGCACGCTACAACCTCGCAACAAGCGTGTTTCTCATCGCTCTAGGCAAAACCCTAAGATACACAATCGTGATTTTTGGGACAGAAAAACTACTGCAAATCTTTTGA